In the Verrucomicrobiia bacterium genome, one interval contains:
- a CDS encoding TolC family protein, translating into MLSIPSSAAPIFCGARPGPAILLVLNLMAHQAIAWTNTRPAEPHSATLEAIVDEALAKNPELKFYEAEITAAKAGRKIAGLLGNPQLSGDIGDNVQKFGGLSAEGVAWSLSVVQPFEWPGRIGLRKAIANHDIELAQLGFERFKIALVGRVRTLAYGLFAAQEKSAAATEVAERFMALREVLVQRDPAGLTPLLEMRVIEATELNAQRKASEAVLATQAALLELNQLRGVAPDTRLSVSQTQLAFRPPEARSALLMLARSNNFELKVRAVELAQQGFRVDLARNERYPTISVGPSYSEQKAGSEEQRIIGMVISLPLPLWNRNKGNIEAAAARQMQAEVSLNVTERELQRRVLEAALTYEMKLREMARWRPDSVQHFKEAAEVADRHYRLGAVPISTYVELQKQYLDAVEGLLDTKKEALEAAAQLELLTGIPWPLSRSTPAEEK; encoded by the coding sequence ATGCTTTCGATACCATCATCTGCTGCACCCATTTTTTGCGGCGCCAGGCCGGGCCCCGCGATCCTCCTCGTCCTCAACCTGATGGCTCACCAAGCCATCGCTTGGACCAATACCCGGCCCGCTGAACCTCATTCGGCCACGTTGGAGGCCATAGTGGATGAGGCTCTTGCCAAGAATCCGGAACTCAAGTTCTACGAGGCCGAGATCACCGCCGCGAAGGCCGGGCGCAAGATCGCCGGGCTGCTCGGCAATCCGCAGCTCAGTGGCGACATAGGAGATAACGTTCAGAAGTTTGGTGGCCTCTCCGCCGAGGGCGTCGCTTGGTCCTTGTCCGTCGTCCAGCCGTTCGAGTGGCCGGGCCGCATCGGATTGCGCAAAGCCATCGCCAATCACGACATCGAACTCGCCCAACTCGGCTTCGAGCGGTTCAAGATTGCGCTGGTGGGCCGGGTGCGGACGCTGGCCTACGGTCTGTTCGCCGCGCAGGAGAAATCCGCCGCCGCGACCGAAGTGGCCGAGCGGTTTATGGCATTGAGGGAAGTGTTGGTGCAACGCGACCCCGCCGGGCTGACGCCGCTGTTGGAAATGCGCGTCATCGAGGCGACCGAGTTGAACGCGCAGCGAAAGGCCAGCGAAGCGGTATTGGCTACGCAAGCGGCGTTATTGGAGTTGAACCAGCTTCGCGGCGTCGCGCCGGACACACGGCTTTCCGTGAGCCAGACCCAACTGGCATTCCGTCCGCCGGAGGCCAGGAGCGCGTTGCTGATGCTGGCCCGCTCGAACAATTTCGAGCTGAAGGTGCGCGCAGTCGAACTCGCGCAGCAGGGCTTCCGCGTAGATCTCGCCCGGAACGAACGCTACCCGACCATCAGCGTCGGGCCAAGTTACTCGGAACAAAAGGCAGGCTCGGAGGAACAGCGCATTATTGGCATGGTCATCTCGCTGCCGCTCCCGCTGTGGAATCGCAACAAGGGCAACATCGAAGCCGCCGCCGCGCGCCAGATGCAGGCTGAGGTTTCGCTCAACGTCACCGAGCGCGAGCTTCAGCGAAGGGTTCTTGAGGCTGCACTGACCTACGAGATGAAGCTGCGCGAGATGGCCAGGTGGCGGCCCGACTCGGTGCAGCACTTTAAGGAAGCCGCCGAAGTGGCCGACCGCCATTACCGCCTCGGCGCAGTGCCAATCTCCACCTACGTCGAATTGCAAAAGCAATACCTCGATGCCGTCGAGGGTTTGCTCGACACGAAGAAGGAAGCGCTGGAAGCGGCGGCGCAACTGGAACTGCTGACTGGCATCCCCTGGCCGCTGTCGAGATCCACCCCAGCCGAAGAAAAGTAA
- a CDS encoding efflux RND transporter permease subunit, whose amino-acid sequence MLNYLLEFSLRQRVGILLAAGVLVVVGIASALRLPIDAVPDITSPQVQINTATTALAPEEIEKLVTFPIESEMAGLPGMVELRSLSKFGLSQVTMTFRDGVDLYRTRQLVTERLQGVLDELPPGLTPKLAPIATGLGEIFYYALEFTDSATNKPATHREQLMALRLIQDYQIKPLLRATPGVAEVNTSGGYDKQIVIMPDPVRLASAGMALSDLAERIGQNTHNAGGGMVEIGGEQIVIRANSRVATTEEIAKTPLKFGSGVKPLLVGDVAIVGIGSAFRTGASTDQGEEALIGAAIMLAGENSRIVASAVRQKLTEIQTKLPPGVMVRPLYDRAELVNRTIHTVERNLSEGALLVVIILFLLLGNWRAAVIVALAIPLSMLFAITGMNRLGLSGNLMSLGAVDFGLIIDGAVVMVENIVRHLADRQHKLGRPLTAAERAREVLFSAKEVARPMFFGVLIITLVYVPILSLQGIEGKMFKPMAVVVMLALGGALVLALTLMPVLCSFFLGGRITEGDNWLVRGAKAVYTPLLNFGLRFRWLIILPMVLAFAGSLWLFTKLGAEFIPQLDEGDLTLQLIRSSSAGLEASLDLQKKSEEILRREFPEIRELFSKMGTAEVALDPMGPNVADTFVLLHPPKQWRKLDGKRPTKEQLGEMMRRSLAGKVPGQGYLITQPIQMRFNEIMAGARADLVCKIYGDSFEELERLAGEVRTVLQSLPGGKESEFDAIGRVPMLEITPDRDALRRYNVHADDLNRVVATALAGEQVGTLIDGNRRFPIVVRLAESLRGDVDTIQGLPLRTDDGGLLTLGQVASIKTIEQVGTIARENTQRRAAILVNVRGRDTAGFVEEATKSIRGKVRFPEGYYFEFGGQFRNLVEARQRLAIVVPLALALIFVLIFLSFGSLRQAALIFVCVPLAVTGGIVALWLRGMPFTISAGVGFIALSGIAVLNGIMLISFINQLREQGSNLRDAVVEGTLTRLRPKLMTALVASFGFVPMAISTGAGAEVQRPLATVVIGGIITSTFLTLVLLPVLYEWIERSVRPALAKAEVIEHSRETNERIQ is encoded by the coding sequence ATGTTGAACTACCTGCTCGAGTTTTCACTGCGGCAGCGCGTCGGGATCTTGCTGGCTGCTGGAGTGCTGGTGGTTGTGGGAATTGCGTCGGCGCTTCGCCTGCCGATTGATGCCGTGCCGGACATCACCAGCCCGCAAGTTCAGATCAACACTGCCACGACAGCGCTTGCGCCGGAGGAAATCGAGAAGCTCGTCACGTTCCCGATCGAGAGCGAAATGGCGGGCCTTCCGGGCATGGTGGAATTGCGCTCCCTGTCGAAGTTCGGGCTTTCGCAGGTAACGATGACTTTCCGGGACGGTGTGGACCTGTATCGCACCCGTCAACTTGTGACCGAACGGTTGCAGGGCGTGCTCGATGAATTGCCACCGGGATTGACCCCGAAGCTCGCGCCCATTGCGACCGGGCTTGGTGAGATCTTCTATTACGCGCTTGAATTCACGGACTCGGCCACCAACAAGCCCGCTACGCATCGCGAGCAGTTGATGGCGCTCAGGCTGATTCAGGATTACCAGATCAAGCCGCTGCTACGTGCGACACCGGGAGTGGCGGAGGTGAATACCAGCGGCGGTTACGACAAGCAGATCGTCATCATGCCTGATCCCGTCCGACTGGCCAGCGCGGGGATGGCCCTTTCCGACCTCGCCGAACGCATTGGCCAGAACACGCATAATGCGGGTGGCGGAATGGTAGAGATTGGCGGTGAGCAAATCGTCATCCGCGCCAATAGTCGCGTTGCCACCACCGAGGAGATTGCCAAAACGCCGCTAAAGTTTGGCAGTGGGGTAAAGCCGCTATTGGTGGGTGACGTGGCCATAGTCGGCATCGGAAGCGCGTTTCGGACGGGCGCGAGCACCGACCAGGGAGAAGAAGCCTTGATTGGCGCGGCGATCATGCTGGCGGGAGAAAACTCGCGGATTGTGGCGAGTGCTGTGCGCCAGAAACTAACCGAGATTCAGACCAAGCTGCCTCCGGGGGTGATGGTTCGTCCGCTCTACGACCGCGCCGAACTGGTCAACCGCACCATACACACCGTGGAGCGGAATCTGTCCGAAGGGGCGCTGCTGGTCGTGATAATTCTTTTCCTGCTCTTGGGCAACTGGCGCGCGGCTGTCATTGTAGCACTGGCGATTCCGCTCTCAATGTTGTTCGCGATCACTGGCATGAACCGCCTGGGATTATCCGGGAATCTGATGAGCCTGGGCGCAGTGGATTTCGGTCTCATCATTGATGGCGCGGTGGTGATGGTGGAAAACATCGTGAGACATCTGGCCGACCGCCAGCACAAGCTTGGTCGTCCGTTGACGGCAGCGGAGCGCGCCCGCGAAGTATTGTTTTCTGCAAAGGAAGTCGCCCGCCCGATGTTCTTTGGCGTGCTGATTATTACTCTCGTCTATGTGCCCATTCTTTCGTTGCAAGGTATCGAGGGAAAGATGTTCAAGCCGATGGCCGTGGTGGTGATGCTCGCGCTCGGCGGAGCGCTGGTGCTGGCGCTCACATTGATGCCTGTGCTGTGCTCGTTCTTTCTCGGCGGTCGCATCACCGAAGGAGATAACTGGCTAGTGCGCGGAGCAAAAGCTGTCTACACCCCGCTGCTTAACTTTGGTCTGCGCTTCCGTTGGCTGATCATCCTGCCAATGGTGCTCGCGTTCGCCGGCTCGCTGTGGCTGTTCACCAAGCTTGGCGCGGAGTTCATCCCCCAGTTGGACGAAGGCGACCTGACGTTGCAACTCATCCGCAGCAGCAGCGCGGGTCTGGAGGCCTCGTTGGACTTGCAAAAGAAGTCGGAAGAAATCTTGCGCCGCGAGTTTCCCGAAATCCGCGAATTGTTCTCCAAGATGGGCACGGCCGAGGTCGCACTGGACCCGATGGGGCCGAACGTGGCCGATACGTTTGTCCTGCTGCACCCACCGAAGCAGTGGCGAAAATTGGACGGAAAGCGACCCACCAAGGAACAGCTTGGAGAGATGATGCGCCGCTCGCTGGCCGGGAAAGTGCCCGGTCAGGGCTATCTGATCACTCAACCGATTCAGATGCGTTTCAACGAAATCATGGCGGGCGCGCGGGCGGACCTCGTCTGCAAGATTTACGGCGACTCATTCGAAGAGTTAGAACGACTGGCTGGTGAAGTTCGGACGGTGCTTCAATCTCTGCCCGGCGGGAAAGAGAGCGAGTTTGACGCCATTGGACGCGTGCCGATGCTGGAAATCACGCCCGACCGCGACGCGCTGCGCCGGTACAACGTCCACGCTGATGATTTGAATCGTGTGGTGGCGACTGCGCTGGCAGGCGAGCAAGTCGGAACCCTGATTGACGGCAACCGCCGGTTCCCCATCGTCGTGCGGTTAGCCGAGTCTTTGCGTGGCGACGTGGATACCATTCAAGGCCTTCCACTCCGCACGGACGACGGCGGTCTGCTCACGCTGGGACAGGTCGCGAGCATCAAGACCATCGAGCAAGTCGGCACCATAGCCCGTGAGAACACCCAACGGCGTGCGGCCATCTTGGTCAATGTGCGCGGACGTGACACAGCGGGCTTTGTTGAGGAGGCGACAAAGTCGATCCGCGGGAAAGTGAGGTTTCCGGAAGGTTACTACTTCGAGTTCGGCGGCCAGTTCCGCAACTTGGTCGAAGCGCGGCAACGACTGGCGATTGTGGTTCCGCTGGCGCTGGCGCTTATCTTCGTTCTCATCTTCCTGAGCTTCGGCAGTCTGCGGCAGGCAGCTTTGATCTTTGTCTGTGTGCCGTTGGCTGTGACCGGAGGCATCGTCGCGCTCTGGCTACGTGGGATGCCGTTCACCATTAGCGCGGGCGTGGGCTTTATCGCATTGAGCGGAATCGCCGTGCTCAACGGCATAATGCTGATCAGCTTCATCAATCAACTCCGGGAACAGGGTAGCAACCTGCGCGACGCCGTCGTGGAAGGCACGCTGACCCGGCTTCGTCCAAAACTGATGACGGCGCTGGTCGCCAGTTTCGGTTTTGTGCCGATGGCGATTTCGACCGGTGCTGGCGCGGAAGTCCAACGTCCGCTCGCGACCGTTGTCATTGGCGGCATCATCACTTCAACTTTCCTCACGCTTGTATTGCTGCCCGTGCTCTACGAGTGGATTGAGCGAAGCGTCCGCCCGGCGCTGGCCAAGGCGGAGGTCATAGAACACTCACGGGAAACGAACGAACGAATACAATGA
- the cadA gene encoding cadmium-translocating P-type ATPase, with product MSEESSSCGCGSKAGAPTASVPAPVSAGGPGTTLRVAGMDCPDEIAAIERVLKPIAGVGEIKVNLMAGTATIAHDQRVTPEQLIQAIGTAGLKASTMDGSEAGEEHSGDASRVHLILVIISGIFTGVSLLLQWQNLFAPYGKAVAAAVAILAGGWFIFPKAIRALRHASLDMNVLMSVAVIGAACIGEWTEAAAVVFLFALSELLEGFSVGRARRAIQSLLELTPETALVKRGDQIQEVRVEEVKVDETLIIKSGARVPLDGVVTSGESAINQAPITGESMPVEKNAGDTVFAGTINGEGSLEAKVTKTSTDTTLAKIIKLVGEAQGRRAPSQRFVDRFAKIYTPTVFVAAILILVSGPLLFNGSWLDWTYRALVLLVIACPCALVISTPVSIVSGLTAMARRGVLIKGGVFLEEIGKLKALAVDKTGTITEGKPRVQQVIPWNGKSEEEILRIAAAIDTHSEHPLAQAVVKYAKEKTVQFPRSENYQSKTGRGAEARIDGHLYFVGNHRFTHESAVCSDELERKLGELEAQAMSVVIVGHKPHEDCKGEVLGILAVADAVRPNAADAIKALHAAGVEKVVMLSGDNQRTVDAISKQVGIDEAKGDLLPDQKIERVRELLAKHKHVGMIGDGVNDAPAMAAASIGIAMGGAGTDTAIETADIALMQDDLSKVAEAIRLGRRTVGVIQANIIFALGVKAIFLALALTGHTSLWLAILADTGATIIVIGNATRLLRRPGQRVVT from the coding sequence ATGAGTGAAGAATCCAGCAGTTGCGGTTGCGGATCGAAAGCCGGCGCTCCCACCGCGTCGGTTCCCGCGCCCGTGTCGGCCGGAGGACCGGGAACGACCTTGCGCGTGGCGGGGATGGACTGCCCCGATGAAATCGCCGCGATTGAGCGTGTGTTGAAACCGATCGCAGGAGTGGGCGAAATCAAGGTGAACCTGATGGCGGGGACGGCGACGATTGCCCACGACCAGCGCGTCACGCCGGAACAATTGATTCAAGCCATTGGCACGGCAGGATTGAAGGCTTCAACGATGGATGGAAGCGAAGCCGGGGAGGAACACAGCGGCGATGCGAGCCGAGTGCATCTGATCTTGGTGATTATCTCCGGCATCTTCACCGGAGTTTCGCTCCTGCTACAGTGGCAGAATCTTTTTGCGCCTTACGGAAAGGCAGTTGCCGCTGCCGTCGCCATACTCGCGGGGGGCTGGTTCATTTTTCCGAAAGCGATTCGCGCACTGCGCCATGCCTCGCTCGACATGAATGTGCTGATGAGCGTCGCAGTGATCGGCGCGGCGTGCATTGGCGAATGGACGGAGGCAGCGGCAGTCGTGTTTCTTTTCGCGTTGTCGGAACTGCTGGAAGGATTCAGCGTCGGTCGCGCTCGCCGGGCGATTCAATCGCTGCTTGAACTCACGCCGGAAACCGCGTTGGTAAAGCGCGGCGACCAGATTCAAGAAGTGCGCGTCGAAGAAGTCAAAGTGGATGAAACCCTCATCATCAAATCGGGAGCGCGCGTCCCGCTCGATGGCGTTGTAACTTCCGGCGAATCGGCAATCAACCAAGCACCCATTACCGGCGAATCCATGCCGGTGGAAAAGAATGCGGGGGACACCGTGTTCGCGGGGACGATCAACGGTGAAGGCTCGCTCGAAGCGAAAGTTACCAAGACTTCGACCGACACCACGCTCGCGAAAATCATCAAGCTCGTGGGCGAAGCGCAGGGACGAAGAGCGCCGTCGCAGCGGTTCGTGGACCGTTTCGCGAAAATTTACACGCCGACGGTTTTCGTCGCCGCCATTCTGATTCTTGTATCCGGCCCGTTGCTTTTCAATGGTTCATGGCTGGATTGGACGTATCGCGCCTTGGTACTGCTGGTCATTGCGTGTCCGTGCGCGTTAGTGATTTCCACGCCGGTTTCAATCGTCTCCGGTCTGACCGCAATGGCGCGGCGCGGCGTGCTCATCAAGGGCGGTGTGTTCCTTGAGGAAATCGGCAAGCTGAAGGCCCTCGCCGTGGACAAGACCGGCACGATCACCGAAGGCAAACCGCGCGTTCAACAGGTGATTCCGTGGAACGGGAAATCCGAGGAGGAAATCCTGCGCATTGCCGCCGCGATTGACACCCACTCGGAACACCCCCTTGCGCAAGCCGTCGTGAAGTATGCGAAGGAAAAGACGGTTCAATTCCCGCGCAGCGAGAATTATCAGTCCAAAACCGGACGAGGAGCGGAAGCGCGGATTGACGGGCATCTCTATTTCGTCGGCAACCATCGCTTCACGCACGAATCCGCCGTCTGCTCGGACGAACTCGAAAGGAAGCTGGGCGAACTGGAAGCCCAGGCGATGTCCGTGGTCATCGTTGGCCACAAACCGCACGAAGACTGCAAAGGCGAAGTGTTGGGCATCCTCGCGGTCGCCGACGCGGTTCGTCCCAACGCCGCCGATGCCATCAAAGCCCTTCACGCTGCCGGTGTCGAAAAAGTCGTCATGTTGAGCGGCGACAATCAACGGACGGTGGACGCGATTTCTAAACAGGTCGGCATAGACGAAGCGAAAGGTGATTTGTTGCCGGACCAGAAGATTGAGCGGGTTCGCGAACTACTCGCGAAGCACAAACACGTCGGCATGATCGGCGACGGCGTGAACGACGCGCCCGCGATGGCAGCAGCGAGCATCGGAATCGCGATGGGCGGCGCGGGCACGGACACCGCAATCGAAACAGCGGACATCGCACTCATGCAGGATGATCTGAGCAAAGTGGCTGAAGCCATCCGTTTGGGGCGTCGAACGGTGGGCGTGATTCAGGCGAACATCATCTTCGCACTCGGCGTGAAAGCCATCTTTCTAGCACTGGCATTGACCGGTCACACTAGCCTGTGGTTGGCAATTCTGGCAGACACCGGGGCGACCATTATCGTCATTGGCAATGCAACTCGATTGCTTCGACGTCCTGGCCAAAGGGTTGTTACATAA
- a CDS encoding YnfA family protein, with translation MKIYFTAIGLFAITALAEIFGCYTFYLWLTLKKSPLWILPGVASLALFAWLLTLHPTAAGRTYAAYGGVYIAASLAWLKFVDGLSPDRWDFLGALVCLTGAAIILFPHVETITSN, from the coding sequence ATGAAGATCTACTTCACCGCCATCGGATTGTTCGCCATCACGGCGCTGGCCGAAATCTTCGGCTGCTACACCTTCTATCTCTGGCTGACGCTGAAGAAGTCCCCGCTCTGGATCTTGCCCGGCGTGGCGAGCCTCGCGCTGTTTGCGTGGCTGCTCACACTCCATCCCACAGCGGCGGGCCGGACCTATGCAGCGTACGGCGGGGTGTATATCGCGGCTTCGCTGGCGTGGCTCAAGTTCGTGGACGGGCTGTCACCCGATCGCTGGGATTTTCTCGGCGCGCTGGTTTGTCTGACCGGCGCGGCCATCATTTTGTTCCCTCACGTTGAAACCATAACCTCAAACTAA
- a CDS encoding efflux RND transporter permease subunit, whose amino-acid sequence MLHRLLEFSVRQRVFVLLATVVMVGIGVYSALRLPIDAVPDITNVQVQINTAVPAYAPEEIEKLVTFPIENEMAGIPGLTELRSLSKFGLSQVNLIFEDGTDLYRSRQLVSERVQTVIDELPPGLTPKLAPISTGLGEIYYYVVEYAADATKKPPTRVEQLMELKLIHDYVIKPRLRSTPGVAEVNSQGGYEKQIIIQPNPDKLKSVGMSFSEIAEAVGENVENAGGSIIQLGGETLTIRTAGRVQTPEEIEMLPLKFGSRATPLRVKDVADVVIGKAVRTGTATYKGEEALLGVALMLAGENSRLVAKAVDAKLKEIQPKLPSGVEIIPVYDRTVLVDRTIRTVETSLFEGAILVVVVLLIMLGNWRAALIVALAIPLSLLFAMTGMVQGKVSGNLMSLGAIDFGLIIDGAVVMVENIIRHLAEKQHKLGRRLTAVERAHEVLVSAKEVASPMFFGVIIITVVYFPILALTGIEGKMFKPMAMTVIFALVGALVLALTLMPALCSYLLGGNISEKDSFLVKFAKKIYAPFLNFSLRARWPVVGGAVALLALAVFMFSRLGAEFVPQLDEGSFATHMIRTTSIGIDASVEMQKQGEKLLIEKFPEVAYTFSRLGTAEIASDPMGVNVADTYIMFNPPEKWRKVNGKIISKEELAALMTEELGKHLPGEGHLFSQPIEMRFNEILEGTRADIAVKVFGEDFAVIEKVASEAREILEQIRGASDVEFDALGKSPLLEIVPKREAMSKYKIHAAELNNVVHAALAGQEVGKLIEGNRRFDIVVRLSEEQREQIDDLKRLPVRVDDGGLLTLGQVADFRVVEQVAAIAREYSQRRAAIMVNLRGRDVESFVLEAQKKVAEQIKLPDGYTIEFGGQFKNLQEARARLAIVVPVALGLIFVLVFMALGSLRQTLLVYTGIPLAVTGGVFALWLRDLPFSISAGVGFIALSGVAVLNGLMMISYFNLLREQGHKHSLTECVREGAMTRLRPVLMTALVASLGFVPMAIASGAGAEVQRPLATVVIGGILSSTFLTLVLLPTLYEWLERRKPTAEDAPGESPSSEGGPSPDAAPVS is encoded by the coding sequence ATGTTGCACCGTCTCCTCGAATTCTCCGTCCGCCAGCGCGTGTTCGTGCTGCTCGCCACCGTGGTCATGGTCGGCATCGGTGTTTACTCCGCGTTGCGGCTGCCGATTGACGCCGTGCCGGACATCACCAACGTCCAGGTGCAGATCAACACCGCCGTCCCAGCGTATGCGCCGGAAGAGATCGAAAAGCTCGTCACGTTCCCCATCGAGAACGAGATGGCCGGCATCCCCGGTCTGACGGAGTTGCGCTCGCTTTCCAAGTTCGGACTCTCGCAGGTCAACCTCATCTTCGAGGACGGCACGGACCTCTACCGCTCGCGCCAGCTCGTCAGCGAACGGGTGCAGACCGTGATTGATGAACTGCCGCCGGGCCTGACACCCAAGCTCGCACCCATCAGCACCGGCCTCGGGGAGATTTATTACTACGTGGTCGAATACGCCGCCGACGCGACCAAGAAGCCGCCCACGCGCGTCGAGCAGTTGATGGAGTTGAAGCTCATCCACGATTACGTCATCAAGCCGCGTCTGCGCTCGACGCCCGGCGTGGCGGAGGTTAACTCACAGGGCGGTTACGAAAAGCAAATCATCATCCAGCCGAACCCCGACAAGCTCAAGAGCGTCGGCATGTCATTCAGCGAAATCGCCGAAGCCGTTGGCGAGAACGTCGAGAACGCGGGTGGCAGTATCATTCAACTCGGTGGCGAAACCTTGACAATCCGCACGGCAGGCCGCGTCCAGACACCCGAAGAAATCGAGATGCTGCCGCTGAAGTTCGGTTCGCGCGCCACGCCGCTGCGCGTCAAGGACGTGGCGGACGTCGTCATCGGCAAGGCCGTCCGCACCGGCACGGCCACCTACAAGGGCGAGGAGGCGCTGCTCGGAGTGGCGCTGATGCTCGCGGGAGAAAACAGCCGCCTCGTCGCCAAGGCCGTGGACGCGAAGCTCAAGGAAATCCAGCCCAAGCTGCCGTCGGGCGTGGAGATCATCCCGGTCTATGATCGCACGGTGCTCGTGGACCGGACCATCCGCACGGTCGAGACCAGCCTGTTCGAGGGCGCGATTCTCGTCGTCGTGGTGCTGCTTATCATGCTTGGCAACTGGCGTGCGGCACTGATCGTGGCACTGGCGATCCCGCTCTCCCTGCTGTTTGCCATGACGGGCATGGTGCAGGGCAAGGTGAGCGGCAACCTGATGAGCCTGGGTGCGATTGACTTCGGCCTCATCATTGATGGCGCAGTCGTGATGGTGGAGAACATCATCCGTCACCTCGCGGAGAAACAGCACAAGCTCGGGCGCAGGCTCACGGCGGTCGAACGCGCGCACGAAGTCCTCGTCAGTGCCAAGGAAGTCGCCAGCCCGATGTTTTTCGGCGTCATCATCATCACCGTGGTCTATTTCCCGATCCTCGCGCTGACCGGCATCGAGGGGAAGATGTTCAAGCCGATGGCCATGACCGTCATCTTCGCGCTCGTGGGCGCGCTCGTGCTGGCGCTGACGCTCATGCCCGCGCTTTGTTCCTATCTGCTCGGCGGCAACATCAGCGAAAAGGATTCCTTCCTCGTGAAGTTCGCGAAGAAGATTTACGCGCCCTTCCTCAACTTCTCCCTGCGCGCCCGCTGGCCGGTGGTCGGGGGCGCGGTTGCGCTGCTGGCGCTGGCGGTGTTCATGTTCAGCCGCCTCGGCGCGGAGTTTGTGCCGCAGTTGGACGAAGGCTCGTTTGCCACGCACATGATTCGCACCACCAGCATCGGCATTGACGCCAGCGTGGAGATGCAGAAGCAGGGCGAGAAGCTGCTCATCGAGAAGTTCCCCGAAGTGGCCTACACCTTCAGTCGCCTGGGCACGGCGGAAATCGCCAGCGACCCGATGGGCGTGAACGTCGCGGACACCTACATCATGTTCAACCCGCCGGAAAAATGGCGGAAGGTGAACGGGAAAATCATAAGCAAGGAGGAACTGGCGGCGCTCATGACGGAGGAACTGGGGAAACACCTGCCCGGCGAAGGTCACCTGTTCAGCCAGCCCATCGAGATGCGCTTCAACGAAATTCTCGAAGGCACGCGCGCCGACATCGCGGTGAAAGTCTTCGGCGAGGACTTCGCGGTGATCGAAAAAGTGGCCAGCGAGGCGAGAGAGATTCTGGAGCAGATTCGCGGCGCATCCGACGTGGAGTTCGACGCGCTCGGCAAATCGCCGTTGCTCGAAATCGTTCCCAAGCGCGAGGCCATGAGCAAATACAAGATTCACGCGGCGGAGTTGAACAATGTCGTTCACGCCGCGCTGGCCGGGCAGGAAGTCGGCAAGCTGATCGAAGGCAACCGCCGCTTCGACATCGTCGTGCGGTTGAGCGAAGAGCAGCGCGAGCAAATCGATGACCTCAAACGCCTGCCCGTGCGCGTGGACGACGGCGGGTTGCTCACGCTTGGCCAGGTCGCCGACTTCCGCGTGGTGGAACAAGTCGCCGCCATTGCGCGCGAATACAGCCAGCGCCGCGCCGCCATCATGGTGAACCTGCGCGGGCGCGATGTGGAGAGCTTCGTCCTTGAAGCGCAGAAGAAAGTCGCCGAACAAATCAAACTGCCGGACGGCTACACCATCGAGTTCGGCGGCCAATTCAAGAACTTGCAGGAAGCCCGCGCCCGGCTGGCCATCGTTGTGCCGGTCGCGCTAGGACTCATCTTCGTGCTTGTGTTCATGGCGCTCGGCAGCCTGCGGCAGACCTTGCTCGTCTATACCGGCATCCCGCTTGCCGTGACCGGCGGCGTGTTCGCGCTTTGGTTGCGCGACCTGCCTTTCAGTATCTCAGCCGGTGTCGGCTTCATTGCCCTCTCCGGCGTGGCGGTGCTCAACGGGTTGATGATGATTTCCTACTTCAACCTCCTGCGCGAGCAAGGCCACAAGCACAGCCTTACCGAGTGCGTCCGCGAAGGAGCGATGACGCGCTTGCGCCCGGTGCTGATGACGGCGCTCGTGGCCTCACTCGGTTTCGTCCCAATGGCCATTGCCAGCGGCGCAGGCGCGGAAGTGCAACGCCCGCTCGCCACTGTCGTCATTGGCGGCATCCTGAGTTCCACCTTCCTAACGCTCGTGTTGCTGCCGACGCTCTACGAGTGGCTGGAAAGGCGAAAACCAACTGCGGAGGACGCGCCTGGGGAATCCCCTTCGAGTGAAGGCGGACCGTCTCCCGACGCTGCGCCCGTTTCGTGA